A window of the Cystobacter fuscus genome harbors these coding sequences:
- a CDS encoding HEAT repeat domain-containing protein, with the protein MRHSVKRCALSLIALLSWGAASTALAQVDSRTASLSRQLGQGMEPGARSRAASGLGASDDPEALGPLCEGLKDTSEQVRAAAAQALGVLKEVAGVECLKARKGEPDSAARAAILASIKTLQSLKEQPPRFYVQLVDVKDRTGQLSPEVLRFTEARMRRKLSQLGAMVAPARENKSAAQGVLRKYGVRGFRLQAEIHDTESGGLQVTMACISYPDQTLLGDVELHAGGAKPEDLLKVLAPRIIEEAADTFEWDT; encoded by the coding sequence ATGCGTCATTCCGTCAAGCGGTGTGCACTGTCTTTGATCGCGCTGTTGTCCTGGGGGGCCGCGTCCACGGCCCTGGCCCAGGTGGATTCCCGGACGGCCTCGTTGAGCCGACAGCTCGGGCAGGGGATGGAACCGGGAGCGCGATCGCGGGCCGCGTCGGGGCTGGGAGCGTCGGATGATCCCGAGGCGCTCGGGCCCCTGTGCGAGGGCTTGAAGGACACGAGCGAGCAGGTGCGCGCGGCGGCGGCCCAGGCGTTGGGAGTGCTGAAGGAAGTGGCCGGGGTGGAGTGCCTCAAGGCGCGCAAGGGCGAGCCGGACTCGGCGGCACGAGCGGCCATCCTGGCGTCGATCAAGACGCTGCAGTCGTTGAAGGAGCAGCCTCCCCGGTTCTACGTGCAGCTGGTCGACGTGAAGGACAGGACGGGCCAGTTGTCGCCGGAAGTGCTGCGCTTCACCGAGGCGCGGATGCGGCGCAAGCTCTCGCAGCTGGGCGCGATGGTCGCCCCCGCGAGAGAGAACAAGTCGGCGGCGCAGGGGGTGCTGCGCAAGTACGGCGTGCGTGGCTTCCGGTTGCAGGCGGAGATCCACGACACCGAGAGCGGGGGCCTGCAGGTGACGATGGCGTGCATCAGCTATCCGGACCAGACGCTGCTCGGGGACGTGGAGCTCCATGCGGGTGGGGCGAAGCCGGAGGATCTGCTCAAGGTGCTGGCACCCCGCATCATCGAGGAAGCCGCGGACACGTTCGAGTGGGACACGTGA
- a CDS encoding HEAT repeat domain-containing protein — protein sequence MRFSSHLVALLLLAFPPSVLAQADAQTSSLAKTLKQGAVVAHRVQAARLLGESDDPEAMPPLCAGLADESPEVRAAVASALEKLAEPGAVGCLEARKGEPDPQVQAALTSALKALRALQARPARLYVRLMPLEDKTGALSPELVKLTEAQARDVLRKRKLSGYRLVPEVRPGPTGGLTLAVLCLRYPGKQLLGSVDVQGSEGESGELLAALVPRVIADSATAYKWR from the coding sequence ATGCGCTTCTCCTCCCACCTTGTCGCCCTCCTCCTGCTCGCCTTCCCCCCCTCCGTGCTGGCGCAGGCGGATGCCCAGACCTCCTCGCTGGCGAAGACGCTGAAGCAGGGGGCGGTGGTGGCGCACCGGGTCCAGGCGGCGCGCCTGCTGGGCGAGTCGGATGACCCCGAGGCGATGCCGCCCCTGTGCGCGGGGCTCGCGGACGAGAGCCCCGAGGTGCGGGCGGCGGTGGCCTCGGCCCTGGAGAAGCTGGCGGAGCCCGGCGCGGTGGGGTGTCTGGAGGCGCGCAAGGGGGAGCCGGACCCCCAGGTCCAGGCCGCCCTGACGTCCGCCTTGAAGGCGCTGCGAGCGCTCCAGGCACGACCCGCCCGGCTGTACGTGAGGCTCATGCCGCTCGAGGACAAGACGGGCGCGTTGTCGCCGGAGCTGGTGAAGCTGACCGAGGCCCAGGCGCGCGACGTGCTGCGCAAGCGCAAGCTGTCCGGCTACCGGCTCGTCCCCGAGGTGCGTCCAGGCCCCACAGGAGGGCTGACGCTGGCGGTGTTGTGCCTGCGTTATCCGGGCAAGCAATTGCTGGGGAGCGTGGATGTCCAGGGCTCGGAGGGCGAGTCGGGAGAACTCCTCGCGGCGCTGGTTCCGCGGGTGATCGCTGATTCCGCCACCGCGTATAAATGGAGGTAG
- the alaS gene encoding alanine--tRNA ligase: MSSALSASQIREAFLQFFEGRGHRRVASSSLVPQNDPTLLFTNAGMVQFKDVFTGREKRDYSRATTSQKCVRAGGKHNDLDNVGYTARHHTFFEMLGNFSFGDYFKADAIAYGWEFVTKTLGLDKSRLAVTVFNGEGGIPWDEEAFELWAKQGVPRERIYKLGLKDNFWAMGDTGPCGPCSEIHFHQGDDIPCAEVAAGRACQGVACDCDRWLEIWNLVFMQFERKEKDAPLIPLPKPSIDTGAGLERIASVVQGKRSNYDTDLFQSIISRVSELVGKRYTQEDGASMRVVADHARAAAFLIADGVQPSNEGRGYVLRRIMRRAIRHGSILGLNELFFFKVVDRVIELMGDAYPELRDSRTFLLEVSRHEEESFRRTLDRGMKMIDESVAKLKQAGEKKLSGADIYYLHGTYGFPWDLTEIILRERGFEADVEGFWKEIEKEAQKNKFAGSGDKAVGAVYQQVLERVGQSEFLGYEGLGHEGEGSVRAILKGGAEVPEAHAGDEVELVLDRTPFYGESGGQQGDTGRIVAHGGKTVAQVSDAQRPVPGLVVHKAKVTEGTLKTGDMVQASVDGERRSSIRANHSATHLLHRALKLVLGEHVKQAGSVVAPDYLRFDFSHFSPMTPEQQDQVEDLVNGWVRENTESQTRIMSLEEAKKSGAVAMFGEKYGETVRVVTVHPQTTELCGGTHVRRSGDIGLFKLVSESGVASGVRRITAVTGLGALQYVRETERELKKVAEMLKTSPKDLVKRVEATQKRVKDLERKVEEVSVKAQTGSSKDLLEQARDIHGIKVLATRVDQADANVIRGMADQLRDRIKSGVVLIGGEKDGKVVLLVAATKDVVARGIHAGNLLKELAKEVNGRGGGKPDLAQGGGEDPSRIPAAFDKLYELVQGTTLA, translated from the coding sequence ATGTCCTCTGCCCTGTCCGCCTCCCAGATCCGCGAGGCGTTCCTCCAGTTCTTCGAAGGGCGCGGTCATCGCCGCGTCGCGTCGTCGTCCCTCGTCCCCCAGAACGACCCCACCCTGCTGTTCACCAACGCGGGCATGGTGCAGTTCAAGGACGTGTTCACCGGCCGCGAGAAGCGCGACTACTCCCGCGCTACCACCTCGCAGAAGTGCGTGCGAGCAGGCGGCAAGCACAACGACCTCGACAACGTGGGCTACACGGCGCGCCACCACACGTTCTTCGAGATGCTCGGCAACTTCTCCTTCGGCGACTACTTCAAGGCCGACGCCATCGCGTACGGCTGGGAGTTCGTGACGAAGACGCTGGGGCTGGACAAGAGCCGGCTCGCCGTCACCGTGTTCAACGGCGAGGGGGGCATCCCCTGGGACGAGGAGGCGTTCGAGCTGTGGGCGAAGCAGGGCGTGCCCCGCGAGCGCATCTACAAGCTCGGCCTCAAGGACAACTTCTGGGCCATGGGCGACACGGGCCCGTGCGGTCCCTGCTCGGAGATCCACTTCCACCAGGGCGATGACATCCCCTGTGCCGAGGTGGCCGCGGGCCGCGCGTGTCAGGGCGTGGCGTGTGACTGCGACCGGTGGCTGGAGATCTGGAACCTCGTGTTCATGCAGTTCGAGCGCAAGGAGAAGGACGCGCCGCTCATCCCCCTGCCCAAGCCGTCCATCGACACGGGCGCGGGCCTGGAGCGCATCGCCTCGGTGGTGCAGGGCAAGCGCTCCAACTACGACACGGATCTCTTCCAGAGCATCATCTCGCGCGTGAGCGAGCTGGTGGGCAAGCGCTACACCCAGGAGGACGGTGCCTCCATGCGCGTCGTGGCCGACCACGCCCGCGCGGCCGCCTTCCTCATCGCCGATGGCGTGCAGCCCTCCAACGAGGGCCGCGGCTACGTCCTGCGCCGCATCATGCGCCGCGCCATCCGCCACGGCTCCATCCTCGGGCTCAACGAGCTGTTCTTCTTCAAGGTCGTCGATCGCGTCATCGAGCTGATGGGGGATGCCTACCCCGAGCTGCGCGACAGCCGCACCTTCCTCCTCGAGGTGTCGCGGCACGAGGAGGAGAGCTTCCGGCGCACGCTCGATCGCGGCATGAAGATGATCGACGAGAGCGTGGCGAAGCTGAAGCAGGCCGGCGAGAAGAAGCTGTCGGGCGCGGACATCTACTACCTGCACGGCACCTACGGCTTCCCGTGGGACCTGACGGAGATCATCCTGCGCGAGCGCGGCTTCGAGGCCGACGTCGAGGGCTTCTGGAAGGAGATCGAGAAGGAGGCCCAGAAGAACAAGTTCGCGGGCTCGGGCGACAAGGCGGTGGGCGCCGTCTACCAGCAGGTGCTCGAGCGCGTGGGCCAGAGCGAGTTCCTCGGCTACGAGGGCCTGGGCCACGAGGGCGAGGGCTCGGTGCGCGCCATCCTCAAGGGCGGCGCCGAGGTGCCCGAGGCCCACGCGGGTGACGAAGTGGAGCTGGTGCTCGACCGCACGCCCTTCTACGGCGAGTCCGGCGGCCAGCAGGGCGACACCGGCCGCATCGTGGCCCATGGGGGCAAGACGGTGGCCCAGGTGTCCGACGCGCAGCGCCCGGTGCCCGGCCTCGTCGTCCACAAGGCGAAGGTGACCGAGGGCACCCTCAAGACGGGCGACATGGTGCAGGCGAGCGTGGACGGCGAGCGCCGCTCGTCCATCCGCGCCAACCACTCGGCCACGCACCTGCTGCACCGCGCGCTCAAGCTGGTGCTCGGCGAGCACGTGAAGCAGGCCGGCTCCGTGGTGGCGCCGGACTACCTGCGCTTCGACTTCTCGCACTTCTCGCCCATGACGCCCGAGCAGCAGGATCAGGTGGAAGACCTGGTCAACGGCTGGGTGCGCGAGAACACCGAGTCCCAGACGCGCATCATGAGCCTGGAGGAGGCGAAGAAGTCGGGCGCCGTCGCCATGTTCGGCGAGAAGTACGGCGAGACGGTGCGTGTCGTCACCGTGCACCCGCAGACCACCGAGCTGTGCGGCGGCACCCACGTGCGGCGCAGCGGGGACATCGGCCTGTTCAAGCTGGTGAGCGAGAGCGGCGTGGCCTCGGGCGTGCGGCGCATCACCGCCGTCACGGGCCTGGGCGCCCTCCAGTACGTGCGCGAGACCGAGCGCGAGCTGAAGAAGGTCGCCGAGATGCTCAAGACCTCGCCCAAGGACCTGGTCAAGCGCGTGGAGGCCACGCAGAAGCGCGTGAAGGACCTGGAGCGCAAGGTCGAGGAGGTGTCCGTCAAGGCCCAGACGGGCTCCAGCAAGGATCTGCTCGAGCAGGCGCGCGACATCCACGGCATCAAGGTGCTCGCCACGCGCGTGGACCAGGCGGACGCGAACGTCATCCGCGGCATGGCCGACCAGTTGCGCGACCGCATCAAGTCCGGCGTGGTGCTCATCGGCGGTGAGAAGGACGGCAAGGTCGTCCTGCTCGTGGCGGC